AAAAAAAAATGAATAATGTTGTGGAATTTAAAGCAAGCGAAATAATGGAATTATCAAAAATATTAAACATCAAGGGTGGTAAAGAAAAAGAAGAAATTTTTTTTGTTAAATAACGTGATTTGAAATCAACTTTAAAAATTGATCAAGAATCTATAATTAATTATCAAAATATTTCATCAAGGTGATTGTCGAATGATATTTGGGTGCAGGGATTTGCAAAATATGAAATTATTTTACAAAAATTCATATAATAAAGATATGACATTTATTTTAAATAAAGAAAGGAAAAAGCCTG
Above is a window of Sedimentibacter sp. MB35-C1 DNA encoding:
- a CDS encoding helix-turn-helix domain-containing protein, with translation MTDTYKLKCLILKSDMKLKDIAKKMGISYFSLQKKMNNVVEFKASEIMELSKILNIKGGKEKEEIFFVK